Below is a genomic region from Bacillus carboniphilus.
GTTTCGTCATGAGCTTAGGATTGATCGCAAGAGGGCTTTCAACCTTATTTGCTTTCCCTTTTTTATCAAGCAAGCTGAGCAGTAAAATGCTATTAAATATGGCGGGATGGGGCACGCTGATTGCGATTGTCTGTCATATTCCGTCACATTCTTTTACAAGTTTACTTATTGTAACGATTGCTTTACATCTCTTTTATCCCATGCTGATGCCAGCTTTAGATAGTGCTGCCGGAGTCCTTGCACAAAGCAAGCAATTAAAACATTATGGGAGAAGCCGTCAGTGGGGATCGATTGGATTTGTCTCAGTCGGCATGATCTTAACCATTTTTATAGGCATGTTCGGAGATGAAGTGATATTTTGGGCATTATTACTGGGGATCATTGGATTTACGTGTCTCGGCTTTATGCAAGCACCAGATATATTATCTGAAAAGCCGCAAGTAGATCAGACACAGAAAGAGGGATTGCTCCAATTATTCGGTATCAAACACTTTGGTTTAGTACTCATGATTGTCATCTTACTCCAAGCAGCACATGCTACGTATTACACGTACGGTTATATTTTTCTACAAGAAATCCAAACACCAACATACCTGATTGGAGTCATTATTAACATTGCCGTTATAGCAGAAATCATATTCTTCTCTATTGCAGATAAAAAGTTTAATAACTTTTCCATTGGAACTTTACTGACTCTAGCTGCTATTGGTTCGTCTGTTCGTTGGATCCTAGTGTTTATATTCCCAAATGTCGTGATTTTCAGTCTAACGCAACCCTTACATGCATTCTCGTTTGCGATGGCACATTATGCATTTATGAAATACTTAATCAAACATATTCCACATGCCCAAATTCCGAAAGCACAAGGCATGTATAATGCTTTGGCCCTTAGCTGGAGTACGGCTGTATTCACCATATTCGGCGGTTATTTATACGAAATCGAACCAAGAAGTGCCTTTATTGGAATGATTCTTTGTACGATTCCAGCCATGCTTCTTGCACTTGTATATCGAAGGCAGGAAACTAGGAAGGAAGTTTTAGTTACAAATTAAGTTAAAGGTACCTGACCCTCATTACGTTAATCCGTTAACGAACCGAGGGTCAGGCACCAATTTTGGCACCAATTTTTTACTGTTTTTCAGCGCACTGTTTTAATGCCTTCATTTGTTTCTCTAACCCTTTTTTCATAAATACACGAAAAAGGATACTTAATATCTTTCCTGAAACAGTCTTACCTGTTACTTCTTCTGTAATATTAAGAATACTGGAATTAGGACTAATTTCTTGAAGGTTGTATGAAACATTGATTAAAAAAGAAGGGTGATTCATTTGAATGTTTAATCTATTATTTTTAATGTATTCTGTGACTTGTCCTTCATATTCTTGAATACGATTTCCTTCTCTTACCCTTTGTTTAAACTTAACACCCACCGGATTACTAATATCAAACTCTGTTAAATACTCAGTTCCTTCTAATCCTGTCATCCATTCTTTTTGTTTATCATTATCATCTAAGTAAGAGAATACTACCTCAATAGGAGCTTGGATCTCCGTTTGACTTGTTATTAACAATGTTTTGTACCTCCAACTATCAGCAGTGGTCATTATGATTTCTTAACTTTTATTGGAACATATATTTCTGTCTGGTTTAATTGATATTTCGGATTGATTACTGTTGTCTTATAAATTTCAATTACAGGAAGTCCCACAAATTCAATATTTCGTGCTTGATGTATCTCTTGATATAATTTTTGATATGCATACTTCATATTAGCTCCATATGGCCCAACATAAGTTAGAGTTGCATACTGTCCTCCTCCTAATTGCTGATATGAAATCTCCCCCTCTGAAAAAAAGGATTGATTGACCTCTATGCAACTATCAAATCTCAATAGACTCGAAGGTGTTATGCTTGGAGCATCAAGTCCAACACCTATGAGCAGAAGATCTTTACTATAAACATTATTCTTTTTTGCCCATTGGATTAATTTATTGAATAATTCTGGATCAACTTCTTCGTAAGGACCGACACTTCTAATAAAAGCAACATTTATCGGTCTTAGACGTTTGATTGAAACAGCGGAAAGCTCAAATTCACTTAACACTTTTGGGTTGTATGAATCCTCTACATTTATACTTGATTGATTGTGGATTGGCTGTTCTTTAAATTTTTTCGGTGTTATATTGTATTTCCTTTTAAATGCTCTGGTAAATGTTTCTGAATTCTTAAACCCCAAATCAGTTGAAATGTTAATAACTTTCTCATCCCAATATTTCAAAGCAAACGCTGCTTGCTCTAACTTAATACGAGTAATATATTGCTTTAATGTTTCACCAACCACACTTTTAAACATTCTGTGAAAGTAAAATGAAGATAATCCTGCTTTTTTCGAGACCGTATCCAATTCTAAGTCCTCATGTAAATTTGCTTGTATAAAAACAAGAATAGGAATAATAACTTCTAACTCCTTACTTTTGATAGCATTCGTAAAATCACTCCTTTCATTATTTAATTTATCAAACATCATAATACATCACTTGACTATTCTTGCTTTTTTTATAGAAGCACAACATATTTTTTTTTAAAAAAAAGGTAGCTACGGACTGTTAGATAGGTATGGGTAAATTATAGAAGCCGTACAGTGGGTCTTGGCTGGTTAAATACACATCGTGAGTTTATGAAAGCGGTATTGGGTCCAGGAACCATGGGGACTGTCCGCGGATTTCTCCCTTGTCAAACCAAAAATTTTTAATTTTTCATGTAATATTACATAATTAACAAAAAAATTCCAGATACTTGTTATGAATATTAAATTAATCTAAAAAAGGAATTGATTATATGGATAATAAAAACGCTGCAAAGTTAACCGCGGGTGAGTTAGCACACTGTTGGGAACAGTTAATGACTAATAGTATGTCAAATGTTGTTTTGGAGTATCTGACCTTAACATCAGAACTAGAAGAAGTTAAATCTCTTTGTAGTGAGGCGGGTTCTATTTCTAAATCTGCTGTACAATTTTTTGAATCTGTTCTACGAAGTGAAAACTATCCAATCCCCAAAGGCTTTAACATTATAGATGATTTAAATCCAAATGCCCCTAAGTTGTATACGGATGTTTTTATACTATTTTATTTAAATAATATGTCTAAAATTGGAATGTCCTTAATAAGTATGGCACTATCCGATTCTGTAAGAGAGGATATCCGCAATTTTTTCCACGAACAATTAAAAAACGTTTCAAGTTTATTTGAACGTACAATAGCTATTCTATTAGAAAAGGGAGTATTTGTAAGACCTCCTTCAATTACCTCCACTCATGAAACAAACCCAATGGCAGATAAAGGATTTTTGGGTAACTTCTTTAATGATAATAGAGAATTAACGGCAAGAGAAGCAAATGAGCTACACAAAAATGTTTTTATGAATTATATTGGTAAAAACTTATTAATTGGGTTTATACAATCTACATCTAATCAGCAATTAATGAGTTTATTGCAACATGGAAAAGAATTATCTTTAAATATTATAGACAAATTAGGTGATATTCTACTTCAAAATGATTTGCCTATTTCAATGACTTGGGATACGAATGTTTTGGATGGTAAAACATCTCCTTTTTCAGATAAATTAATATCTTATCTATTAGACCAACTTAATCGTGATGGTATCGCCAATTATGGGTATAGTGCAGCAGTAAGTATCCGAAAAGATTTAAAAACTACATATGCAAAGATAATTGCAGATGTGTATCAATATGAAGAACATATAAAAACCTATATGATAAAAAATGAGTGGCTGGAGAAACCTCCTGTTGCACTAAATAGGGATAAGCTTGCTCAAGACTAAAGAAATGGTGAGTGTAGTCTACTGTTACTCATTTTAGGACAAGCATAAAATCAAAAGCAGCAGGAATTTCCTATTGAGATCCTGCTGCTTTTTTATCAAAAAAATGCCTGACCTTCATACGTTAATTCATGAACGTATGAAGGTCAGGCACTAAATTCACACTAAATATTCAGAACATTATGTACATTATCTGATAAAATAAAGAAAGCTAGTCCAATAATTTAATAGGAGGGCAAACGACTATGACCCAACCAACCACTTCACCCTATGGAACCTGGAAATCTCCAATCACAACGGATTTGATAGTTCAAGGCACAACTCCTCTCGTTCAGGTCACCTTTCATGGAGAAGATTTATACTGGATTGAGGCACATCCTTCTGAAGGTGGCCGCAATACCGTGATGCGGAAAGCTTCGAATGGTTTCGTTTCTGAACTCACACCGGCACCGTTTAATGTTCGAACCCGTGTTCATGAATATGGGGGTGCACCCTTTATTGTGAATGGGGACCATCTTTATTTCTCCAACTTCGATGATAACTTACTCTACATACGCAACGAGAATCATGAAATTCGTCCCATTACATCAAACTCTGCTCATCGGTATGCGGATTCAACCATCGATCGACTACGTGGCCGATTATACTGGGTTCAAGAAGACCACACGGAATCTGCTATTTTTGCTGAGACCACGATTGTTGCCATGGATCTAGACGGAAGTAATGAGCGGAATATTGTTTCTGGCAATGATTTTTATTCCAATCCTCGCATTAGTCCAGATGGCAAACAACTCGCCTTTCTAACTTGGAACCATCCGAATATGCCTTGGGACGAAACGGAGCTTTGGGTAGCTGATTTGAATGAGGACGGATCGGTTTCGAATGCTAAAAAAGTAGCCGGTTCGCCAGGTGAATCTATTATTCAACCAGTCTGGTCTCCAAATGGCACCCTTTACTTTGTTTCAGACCGGACCAATTGGTGGAATATCATGCGGGTAAAAGGAGATGACGCTGAAGCCATTTACCCTATGGAGGCTGAATTTGGATCGCCTAGCGGGGTATTTGGGATATCCGATTATGATTTTATCAATGAAACGACTATTATAGCGGCCTACACACAAAACGGAGCCCGCCACCTTGCCATAATTGATGTGGAAAGCAGCGAAATAACTTTTATAGAAACTGGGGATACGGCATTCTCTTCTGTTCACTCAAATGGTAAACAGATCGCTTTTCTCGCTGCGTCACCGACGAAGTTTCCTCGAATCATCCGATTAAATGCACATGCAGGAAATTTAGAAGTGATAAAAGCGTCATCAGAACTAACCTTGGATCCAAGCTATCTCTCCCTACCAGTCCCTATTGAGTATCCAACCGAAGGAGACAAGACAGCTCATGCCATTTTATACCGTCCAAAGAATGCGGACTACATCGCTCCAACCGATGAAAAACCGCCTTTATTAGTGCATGTCCATAGCGGACCTACAGGGATGAGTTCTTCTATACTGAACCTGACAAACCAGTACTGGACAAGTAGAGGATTTGCTGTAGTCGATATCAACTACAGTGGCTCGACTGGATATGGACGGGAATATCGGGAGCGGCTTAAAGGAAACTAGGGAATTGTGGACGTACAAGATAGTGCAAATGCCGTTCGCTATTTAATCGAAAAAGGCGAGGTTGACCCAGATAGGTTGCCATTGCTGGAGGTAGTGCAGGTGGATATACGACGTTAGCCTCCCTCGTATTTACAGATGTGTACAAGGCAGGGGCCAGTCACTATGGCCTAAGTGAGCTTGAGATTTTTGCGAAAGAAACGCATAAATTCGAATCCAGATACATGGTTGGCTTGCTTGGACCTTAT
It encodes:
- a CDS encoding DUF3231 family protein — protein: MDNKNAAKLTAGELAHCWEQLMTNSMSNVVLEYLTLTSELEEVKSLCSEAGSISKSAVQFFESVLRSENYPIPKGFNIIDDLNPNAPKLYTDVFILFYLNNMSKIGMSLISMALSDSVREDIRNFFHEQLKNVSSLFERTIAILLEKGVFVRPPSITSTHETNPMADKGFLGNFFNDNRELTAREANELHKNVFMNYIGKNLLIGFIQSTSNQQLMSLLQHGKELSLNIIDKLGDILLQNDLPISMTWDTNVLDGKTSPFSDKLISYLLDQLNRDGIANYGYSAAVSIRKDLKTTYAKIIADVYQYEEHIKTYMIKNEWLEKPPVALNRDKLAQD
- a CDS encoding SRPBCC family protein; protein product: MLITSQTEIQAPIEVVFSYLDDNDKQKEWMTGLEGTEYLTEFDISNPVGVKFKQRVREGNRIQEYEGQVTEYIKNNRLNIQMNHPSFLINVSYNLQEISPNSSILNITEEVTGKTVSGKILSILFRVFMKKGLEKQMKALKQCAEKQ
- a CDS encoding AraC family transcriptional regulator encodes the protein MMFDKLNNERSDFTNAIKSKELEVIIPILVFIQANLHEDLELDTVSKKAGLSSFYFHRMFKSVVGETLKQYITRIKLEQAAFALKYWDEKVINISTDLGFKNSETFTRAFKRKYNITPKKFKEQPIHNQSSINVEDSYNPKVLSEFELSAVSIKRLRPINVAFIRSVGPYEEVDPELFNKLIQWAKKNNVYSKDLLLIGVGLDAPSITPSSLLRFDSCIEVNQSFFSEGEISYQQLGGGQYATLTYVGPYGANMKYAYQKLYQEIHQARNIEFVGLPVIEIYKTTVINPKYQLNQTEIYVPIKVKKS
- a CDS encoding S9 family peptidase, whose amino-acid sequence is MTQPTTSPYGTWKSPITTDLIVQGTTPLVQVTFHGEDLYWIEAHPSEGGRNTVMRKASNGFVSELTPAPFNVRTRVHEYGGAPFIVNGDHLYFSNFDDNLLYIRNENHEIRPITSNSAHRYADSTIDRLRGRLYWVQEDHTESAIFAETTIVAMDLDGSNERNIVSGNDFYSNPRISPDGKQLAFLTWNHPNMPWDETELWVADLNEDGSVSNAKKVAGSPGESIIQPVWSPNGTLYFVSDRTNWWNIMRVKGDDAEAIYPMEAEFGSPSGVFGISDYDFINETTIIAAYTQNGARHLAIIDVESSEITFIETGDTAFSSVHSNGKQIAFLAASPTKFPRIIRLNAHAGNLEVIKASSELTLDPSYLSLPVPIEYPTEGDKTAHAILYRPKNADYIAPTDEKPPLLVHVHSGPTGMSSSILNLTNQYWTSRGFAVVDINYSGSTGYGREYRERLKGN
- a CDS encoding MFS transporter, producing MNAQRWMSIRFFSFFLTWGIFLPYWSGWLIHTKGLSVSQASFVMSLGLIARGLSTLFAFPFLSSKLSSKMLLNMAGWGTLIAIVCHIPSHSFTSLLIVTIALHLFYPMLMPALDSAAGVLAQSKQLKHYGRSRQWGSIGFVSVGMILTIFIGMFGDEVIFWALLLGIIGFTCLGFMQAPDILSEKPQVDQTQKEGLLQLFGIKHFGLVLMIVILLQAAHATYYTYGYIFLQEIQTPTYLIGVIINIAVIAEIIFFSIADKKFNNFSIGTLLTLAAIGSSVRWILVFIFPNVVIFSLTQPLHAFSFAMAHYAFMKYLIKHIPHAQIPKAQGMYNALALSWSTAVFTIFGGYLYEIEPRSAFIGMILCTIPAMLLALVYRRQETRKEVLVTN